The following DNA comes from Papaver somniferum cultivar HN1 chromosome 4, ASM357369v1, whole genome shotgun sequence.
ctgtacTCTATGGATTATTTAGAGGGTCATCTTTGTGCTCACATAGCCTTCACTTGTTCTTGTGATGTTGGATACTATACCCTTACCCCTACTAATGGTAGTGCAGAAGAAAATAACCCATCACTTCCTAATAAACTCGAAGTTCTGTTTCGGAGTTCCCATAATCAAATCCAAGACGGAACGGCCGTAACTGTGTCTAGCACACGTAGTGAGCGTATCGATGTGATTAAGAATTTTAAGTCGTGCAGTTTGGTTGTACACAAAATAGTTGGTATTCTTTCGGATTTAAAAGTTCCTGAGAGGTGTTTTGATTACGTTACTGATCGTATATTGGATTGTGTatcacaaattccagcagaaccACTAGGTGGCACGTATTGCGTTACTGCCTTCGTGATGATTAATTTCGAAGAGAACTTGGATGTTGGTGTAACTGAATCAATGGAGGAAGACAATGTAACAAGGATTCCTGCAGCAGAATCATTTATTGATGGATTGAAGAAAGAGGAATATAGACATAACAATGGAAACAATATCGATAGTAGCAGCGCTGGGACTGCTGGTTGTGCAGTATGCTTCGAAGGAATTCTAGATGGAT
Coding sequences within:
- the LOC113271866 gene encoding uncharacterized protein LOC113271866, producing MDYLEGHLCAHIAFTCSCDVGYYTLTPTNGSAEENNPSLPNKLEVLFRSSHNQIQDGTAVTVSSTRSERIDVIKNFKSCSLVVHKIVGILSDLKVPERCFDYVTDRILDCVSQIPAEPLGGTYCVTAFVMINFEENLDVGVTESMEEDNVTRIPAAESFIDGLKKEEYRHNNGNNIDSSSAGTAGCAVCFEGILDGSEVSRMPCSHMFHHDCLVTWLDEINSCPVCGYQVEPAE